A stretch of the Mycobacterium shigaense genome encodes the following:
- a CDS encoding acyl-CoA dehydrogenase, giving the protein MSHYKSNVRDQVFNLFEVLGVDKALGQGVFSDLDVDTAREMLTEMSRLAEGPVAESFVEGDRNPPVFNPKTHSVTLPESFKKSVRAVIDAGWDKAGIDEVLGGMPMPKALVWALHEHLLGANPAVWMYSGGAGFANIIYHLGTEEQKKWAVLCAERGWGATMVLTEPDAGSDVGAGRTKAVQQADGSWHIDGVKRFITSADSDDLFENIVHLVLARPEGAGPGTKGLSLFIVPKFLFDPETGEPGERNGVFVTNVEHKMGLKVSATCELSFGQHDVPAQGWLVGEVHNGIAQMFEVIEMARMMVGTKAIATLSTGYLNALEYAKSRVQGADLTQMTDKTAPRVTITHHPDVRRSLMTQKAYAEGLRALYLYTATFQDAAVAEAVHGVDADMAVRINDLMLPVVKGAGSEQAYAKLTESLQTFGGSGFLQDYPIEQYIRDAKIDSLYEGTTAIQAQDFFFRKIVRDKGAALAFVSGEIQKFVDSESGNGRLKNEREHLAKALGDVQAMAATLTGYLMSAQEDVSSLYKVGLGSVRFLLSVGDLLIGWLLQRQAAVAVEALDAAATGSERSFYEGKIAVASFFAKNFLPLLTSTREIIETLDNDIMELDEAAF; this is encoded by the coding sequence GTGAGCCACTACAAGAGCAACGTCCGCGACCAGGTATTCAACCTGTTTGAGGTGTTGGGCGTTGACAAGGCACTAGGCCAAGGCGTGTTCAGCGACCTCGACGTCGACACCGCCCGAGAAATGCTTACCGAGATGAGCCGGCTGGCCGAGGGACCGGTCGCCGAGTCCTTCGTCGAGGGTGACCGCAACCCGCCGGTGTTCAACCCCAAGACGCACTCGGTGACGCTGCCGGAATCCTTCAAGAAGTCCGTCCGCGCCGTGATCGACGCCGGCTGGGACAAGGCCGGCATCGACGAGGTGCTCGGCGGCATGCCGATGCCCAAGGCCCTGGTGTGGGCGCTGCACGAGCACCTGCTCGGCGCCAACCCGGCGGTGTGGATGTACTCCGGCGGCGCCGGATTCGCCAACATCATCTACCACCTCGGCACCGAGGAGCAAAAGAAGTGGGCCGTGCTGTGCGCTGAGCGCGGCTGGGGCGCGACCATGGTGCTGACCGAGCCGGATGCCGGCTCGGACGTGGGTGCCGGCCGCACCAAGGCGGTCCAGCAAGCCGACGGCTCCTGGCACATCGACGGCGTCAAACGGTTCATCACCTCCGCCGACTCCGACGACCTGTTCGAGAACATCGTCCACCTGGTGCTGGCCCGGCCCGAGGGCGCCGGCCCCGGCACCAAGGGCCTTTCGCTGTTCATCGTGCCCAAGTTCCTGTTCGACCCCGAGACGGGCGAACCCGGCGAGCGCAATGGCGTGTTCGTCACCAACGTCGAGCACAAGATGGGCCTGAAGGTCTCGGCGACCTGCGAGCTGTCCTTCGGTCAGCACGACGTGCCCGCCCAGGGCTGGCTGGTCGGCGAGGTGCACAACGGCATCGCCCAGATGTTCGAGGTCATCGAGATGGCCCGAATGATGGTGGGCACCAAAGCAATTGCCACGCTGTCCACCGGCTACCTGAACGCGCTGGAATACGCCAAGTCGCGGGTCCAGGGCGCCGACCTGACCCAGATGACCGACAAGACCGCGCCGCGGGTGACCATCACGCACCACCCCGACGTCCGCCGGTCGCTGATGACCCAGAAGGCATACGCCGAGGGCTTGCGCGCCCTGTACCTCTACACCGCGACGTTCCAGGACGCGGCCGTCGCCGAAGCGGTGCACGGCGTGGATGCGGATATGGCCGTCCGGATCAACGACCTGATGCTGCCCGTGGTCAAGGGCGCCGGCTCCGAGCAGGCCTACGCCAAGCTCACCGAGAGCCTGCAGACCTTCGGTGGTTCCGGCTTCCTGCAGGACTACCCGATCGAGCAGTACATCCGGGACGCCAAGATCGACTCGCTGTACGAGGGCACCACCGCCATCCAGGCGCAGGACTTCTTCTTCCGGAAGATCGTCCGCGACAAGGGTGCCGCGCTGGCCTTCGTGTCCGGGGAGATCCAGAAGTTCGTCGACAGCGAGTCCGGCAACGGCCGGCTCAAGAACGAGCGCGAGCACCTGGCCAAGGCGCTCGGCGACGTCCAGGCGATGGCGGCCACACTGACCGGCTACCTGATGTCCGCCCAGGAGGACGTATCCAGCCTGTACAAGGTCGGTCTGGGCTCGGTGCGCTTCCTGCTCAGCGTCGGCGACCTGCTGATCGGCTGGTTGCTGCAGCGTCAGGCGGCGGTGGCCGTCGAGGCGCTCGACGCCGCCGCCACCGGCTCCGAGCGGTCCTTCTACGAGGGCAAGATCGCGGTGGCGTCGTTCTTCGCGAAGAACTTCCTGCCGCTGTTGACCAGCACGCGCGAGATCATCGAGACGCTGGACAACGACATCATGGAGCTCGACGAAGCCGCCTTCTAG
- a CDS encoding flavin reductase family protein has product MNATNKLTPTSLREAFGHFPTGVVAIAAEVSGVRVGLAASTFVPVSLDPPLVSFCVQNTSTTWPKLKDLPMLGISVLGEAHDEAARTLAAKTGDRFAGLETVSNESGAVFIKGTGLWLESAIEQLVPAGDHTIVLLRVNELTIDADVAPIVFHRSAFRRLTPH; this is encoded by the coding sequence GTGAACGCGACCAACAAGCTGACGCCCACCTCACTGCGCGAGGCCTTCGGCCACTTCCCGACCGGCGTGGTCGCCATCGCCGCCGAGGTCTCCGGGGTCCGGGTCGGCCTGGCGGCGAGCACCTTCGTCCCCGTCTCGCTCGACCCGCCGCTGGTGTCCTTCTGCGTGCAGAACACCTCGACCACCTGGCCCAAGCTCAAGGACCTGCCGATGCTGGGCATCAGCGTGCTGGGGGAGGCCCACGACGAGGCCGCCCGCACGCTGGCCGCGAAAACCGGGGATCGTTTCGCCGGTTTGGAGACGGTGTCCAACGAATCCGGTGCGGTCTTCATCAAGGGCACCGGCTTGTGGCTGGAGAGCGCGATCGAGCAACTGGTCCCGGCCGGCGATCACACCATCGTCTTGCTGCGCGTCAACGAACTCACGATCGACGCCGACGTGGCGCCGATCGTCTTCCACCGCAGCGCTTTTCGGCGACTGACGCCGCACTGA
- a CDS encoding 3-oxoacyl-ACP reductase, which translates to MATTHSSDLLSQVVNSAPGSFVAKQLGVPRPENLRRYSPGDPPLAGSVLIGGPPDQQGRVVEPLRVALEKDYDLVGNNLGGRWADEFAGLVFDATGITTPSGLKALHEFFTPLLRNLGRNGRVVVVGTTPDLAASSDERIAQRALEGFTRSLGKELRGGSTVALVYLSPEAKPAATGLESTMRFILSAKSAYVDGQVFYVGEADSTPPADWDRPLDGKVAIVTGAARGIGATIAEVFARDGARVVAIDVESAAEALAETASRVGGTALWLDVTATDAVEKITEHLRDHYAGHADILVNNAGITRDKLLVNMDDARWDAVLAVNLLAPQRLTEGLIDNGSIGAGGRVIGLSSMAGIAGNRGQTNYATTKAGMIGLTQALAPGLYEKGITINAVAPGFIETKMTAAIPLATREVGRRLNSLLQGGQPVDVAETIAYFASPASNAVTGNVIRVCGQAMLGA; encoded by the coding sequence GTGGCTACCACTCATTCGTCCGATCTGCTCTCGCAGGTTGTCAACTCCGCCCCCGGGTCGTTCGTCGCGAAGCAGCTTGGTGTCCCGCGACCCGAAAACCTCCGCCGCTACTCACCCGGCGACCCGCCCCTGGCTGGGTCCGTGTTGATCGGCGGCCCCCCGGACCAGCAGGGCCGGGTGGTCGAGCCGCTGCGTGTGGCGCTGGAAAAGGATTACGACCTGGTGGGCAACAACTTGGGCGGTCGTTGGGCCGACGAGTTCGCCGGCCTGGTCTTCGACGCCACCGGGATCACGACCCCGTCCGGGCTCAAGGCGCTGCACGAGTTCTTCACGCCGCTGTTGCGCAATCTGGGCCGCAACGGCCGCGTTGTCGTCGTCGGCACCACGCCCGACCTGGCGGCCAGCAGCGACGAGCGGATAGCGCAGCGCGCTCTGGAGGGCTTCACCCGCTCGCTGGGCAAGGAGTTGCGCGGCGGCTCCACCGTCGCGCTGGTGTACCTGTCGCCCGAGGCCAAACCCGCCGCGACCGGCCTGGAATCGACGATGCGGTTCATCCTGTCGGCCAAGTCGGCCTACGTCGACGGGCAGGTCTTCTACGTCGGGGAGGCCGACTCGACCCCGCCCGCCGACTGGGACCGGCCGCTGGACGGCAAGGTCGCCATCGTGACCGGCGCCGCCCGCGGCATCGGCGCGACAATCGCGGAGGTGTTCGCCCGCGACGGCGCGCGGGTCGTCGCGATCGACGTGGAGTCCGCCGCGGAGGCCCTGGCCGAGACCGCGAGTCGCGTAGGCGGCACCGCGCTGTGGCTCGATGTCACCGCCACCGACGCGGTCGAGAAGATCACCGAGCACCTGCGCGACCATTACGCCGGGCACGCCGACATCCTGGTCAACAACGCCGGCATCACCCGCGACAAGCTGCTGGTCAACATGGACGACGCCCGCTGGGACGCCGTGTTGGCCGTCAATCTGCTTGCCCCGCAACGGCTTACCGAAGGACTGATCGACAACGGCAGCATCGGCGCCGGGGGCCGGGTGATCGGCTTGTCCTCGATGGCCGGCATCGCGGGCAACCGCGGCCAGACGAACTACGCCACCACCAAGGCCGGCATGATCGGGCTCACCCAGGCGCTGGCTCCCGGGCTCTACGAGAAGGGCATCACGATCAACGCGGTGGCCCCGGGTTTCATCGAGACCAAGATGACGGCGGCCATTCCACTGGCCACCAGGGAGGTCGGCCGTCGGCTGAACTCGCTGCTGCAGGGCGGCCAGCCCGTCGACGTCGCCGAGACCATCGCCTACTTCGCAAGCCCGGCGTCAAACGCGGTGACGGGCAACGTCATCCGCGTCTGCGGTCAGGCCATGTTAGGCGCATGA
- a CDS encoding acetyl-CoA C-acetyltransferase, with product MAAASSEANNQAAQARAARRRVAVLGGNRIPFARSDGAYAEASNQDMFTAALGGLVDRFGLAGQRLGVVVGGAVIKHSRDFNLTRECVLGSELSSYTPAFDLQQACGTGLQAAIAAADGIAAGRYDVAAAGGVDTTSDPPIGLGDNLRRQLLKLRRSKSNVQRLRLVGTLPAALGIEIPVNSEPRTGLSMGEHQAITAKQLGIKRVDQDELAAASHRNMAAAYDRGFFDDLVTPFLGLYRDDNLRPDSSAEKLAKLKPVFGVKAGDATMTAGNSTPLTDGASVALLASEDWAAEHSLSPLAYLVDAETAAVDYVNGRDGLLMAPTYAVPRLLARNGLSLQDFDFYEIHEAFASVVLAHLHAWESEEYCKGRLGLDAALGSIDRSKLNVNGSSLAAGHPFAATGGRILAQTAKQLAEKKAEGTGGGPVRALISICAAGGQGVAAILEA from the coding sequence ATGGCTGCTGCGAGTTCCGAAGCGAATAACCAGGCTGCTCAGGCGCGGGCAGCCCGGAGAAGGGTCGCCGTGCTGGGCGGCAACCGCATTCCGTTCGCGCGCTCGGACGGCGCCTACGCGGAGGCATCCAACCAGGACATGTTCACCGCCGCCCTGGGCGGGCTGGTGGACCGGTTCGGGCTGGCGGGCCAGCGCCTCGGCGTCGTTGTCGGCGGCGCGGTGATCAAGCACAGCCGGGACTTCAACCTGACCCGCGAGTGCGTGCTGGGCTCGGAGTTGTCCTCTTACACGCCGGCATTCGATCTCCAGCAGGCGTGCGGCACCGGCCTGCAGGCGGCCATCGCCGCCGCGGACGGCATCGCCGCCGGCCGCTATGACGTGGCTGCCGCCGGCGGGGTCGACACCACCTCCGACCCGCCGATCGGCCTGGGCGACAACCTGCGCCGCCAGTTGCTGAAGTTGCGCCGGTCCAAGTCCAACGTTCAGCGGCTGCGCCTGGTCGGCACGCTGCCCGCCGCCCTGGGCATCGAGATTCCGGTCAATAGCGAGCCGCGCACCGGTCTGTCGATGGGAGAACACCAGGCGATCACCGCCAAGCAGTTGGGGATCAAGCGCGTCGACCAGGACGAGCTGGCCGCCGCCAGCCACCGCAACATGGCCGCCGCCTACGATCGCGGCTTCTTCGACGACCTGGTCACCCCCTTCTTGGGGCTGTACCGCGACGACAACCTGCGCCCGGACTCGTCCGCCGAGAAGCTGGCCAAGCTCAAGCCAGTGTTCGGCGTGAAGGCCGGCGACGCGACGATGACGGCCGGCAACTCGACCCCGCTGACCGACGGCGCTTCGGTCGCGCTGCTGGCCTCCGAGGACTGGGCCGCCGAGCATTCGTTGTCGCCGCTGGCCTACCTGGTGGACGCCGAAACCGCCGCGGTCGACTACGTCAACGGCCGCGACGGGTTGCTGATGGCGCCGACCTACGCGGTGCCCCGGCTACTGGCCCGCAACGGGCTGAGCCTGCAGGATTTCGACTTCTACGAGATCCACGAGGCGTTCGCCTCCGTGGTGCTGGCTCACCTGCACGCCTGGGAGTCCGAGGAGTACTGCAAGGGGCGGCTGGGTCTGGATGCCGCGCTGGGGTCGATCGACCGGTCCAAACTCAACGTCAACGGCTCGTCGCTGGCCGCCGGGCACCCGTTCGCGGCCACCGGCGGGCGGATTCTGGCGCAGACGGCCAAGCAGCTGGCCGAGAAGAAGGCCGAAGGCACAGGTGGCGGGCCCGTCCGGGCGCTGATCTCCATTTGCGCCGCCGGGGGCCAGGGTGTGGCCGCAATCCTGGAGGCCTGA
- a CDS encoding MaoC/PaaZ C-terminal domain-containing protein: MEQPSGLRNMLRAVAGALPLVPRGDRLPGRTVTVDELAIDRTNVAEYAAVTGLRFGNNVPLTYPFALTFPALMALVTGLDFPFAAMGSVHTENNITQYRPISVTDTVGVQVHAENLREHRKGLLVDLVTNLHVGNDVAWHQVTTFLHQQRTSLSDEPKPPPQKQPKLPPPSTVLRITPGRIRRYAAVGGDHNPIHTTPIAAKLFGFPTVIAHGMFSAAAVLANIEARLPDAVQYSVRFGKPVVLPATVGLYIDEDDAGWDLSLRNIAKGYPHLTGRVQPL; encoded by the coding sequence ATGGAACAACCTAGCGGCCTGCGAAACATGCTGCGGGCGGTCGCTGGGGCCCTGCCCCTGGTGCCGCGGGGCGACAGACTGCCCGGCCGCACCGTGACCGTCGACGAGCTGGCCATCGACCGGACCAACGTCGCCGAGTACGCGGCTGTCACCGGTTTGCGCTTCGGCAACAACGTCCCGCTCACCTACCCGTTCGCGCTGACCTTCCCCGCGCTGATGGCCCTGGTGACCGGGCTCGACTTTCCCTTTGCCGCAATGGGATCGGTGCACACCGAGAACAACATTACGCAGTACCGGCCCATCTCGGTCACCGACACGGTCGGGGTGCAGGTGCACGCGGAAAACCTGCGCGAGCACCGCAAGGGCCTGCTAGTCGACCTGGTGACCAACTTACATGTAGGCAACGACGTTGCGTGGCACCAGGTTACGACGTTCCTGCACCAACAGCGCACCAGCCTGTCCGACGAGCCCAAGCCGCCGCCGCAGAAGCAGCCCAAGCTGCCACCGCCGAGCACCGTGCTGCGCATCACCCCCGGCCGGATCCGGCGTTACGCGGCTGTCGGCGGCGATCACAACCCGATCCACACCACTCCGATCGCCGCCAAGCTGTTCGGATTCCCGACCGTCATTGCGCACGGAATGTTCAGTGCGGCAGCGGTACTGGCCAACATCGAGGCCAGACTGCCCGACGCCGTGCAGTATTCGGTGCGGTTCGGCAAGCCGGTGGTGCTGCCTGCCACCGTCGGCCTCTACATCGACGAGGACGACGCCGGCTGGGACCTCTCGCTGCGCAACATCGCGAAGGGATACCCGCACCTGACGGGTCGCGTGCAGCCCCTTTAG
- a CDS encoding isopenicillin N synthase family dioxygenase, with the protein MTSVAAGTALPVVDLRAPSGQLRQTLREAAHEVGFFYLTGHDVPATLVDRLLAAARELFSLPQADKDAIAMARSPHFRGYTRLGGELTRGQVDWREQIDIGPERPPAGGPGAPDYLWLQGPNQWPSALPELPAIVAEWDAALSAVARTLLRHWAASLGAAPDVFDAAFAGAPATLIKIIRYPARAASPQGVGAHRDSGVLTLLLAEPGSRGLQVRRAADGWIEVPPLPGAFIVNIGELLELATGGYLRATEHRVNLAGRAAERISVPFFFNPRLDAQIPVLTLPPELLALAPRAGNRWSPTEDPADPIFSIYGRNAWKSRLRAHPDVADAHGYSAGRVNQQ; encoded by the coding sequence ATGACCAGTGTGGCGGCGGGCACAGCCCTACCCGTCGTGGACCTGCGCGCCCCGTCCGGCCAACTACGGCAGACCCTGCGCGAGGCCGCTCACGAGGTGGGTTTCTTCTACCTGACCGGCCATGACGTGCCCGCGACGCTCGTCGATCGGCTACTCGCCGCGGCGCGCGAATTGTTTTCGCTTCCCCAGGCCGACAAGGACGCGATCGCGATGGCGCGCAGCCCGCACTTCCGGGGCTACACGCGGCTCGGCGGCGAGTTGACCCGTGGGCAGGTGGATTGGCGCGAGCAGATTGATATCGGGCCCGAGCGCCCGCCGGCCGGCGGGCCCGGCGCACCCGACTACCTGTGGCTGCAGGGGCCGAACCAGTGGCCCTCCGCCCTGCCCGAGCTGCCCGCGATCGTCGCCGAATGGGATGCGGCGCTGTCCGCGGTGGCCCGAACGCTGCTCCGCCACTGGGCGGCCTCGCTCGGCGCCGCGCCCGACGTCTTCGACGCGGCATTCGCCGGAGCCCCCGCCACCTTGATCAAGATCATCCGATACCCCGCCCGCGCGGCCAGCCCCCAGGGTGTGGGCGCGCATCGAGATTCCGGGGTGTTGACGCTGCTGCTGGCCGAGCCGGGCAGTCGCGGCCTACAGGTTCGGCGCGCGGCCGACGGATGGATCGAGGTGCCGCCGCTCCCAGGGGCATTCATCGTCAACATCGGTGAGCTGCTCGAGCTCGCGACCGGCGGCTACCTGCGTGCGACCGAGCACCGGGTGAACCTGGCCGGGCGGGCGGCCGAACGAATCTCGGTGCCGTTCTTCTTCAATCCGCGGCTCGACGCGCAGATCCCGGTGCTGACGCTGCCCCCGGAACTGCTGGCGCTGGCGCCGCGGGCCGGTAACCGGTGGTCGCCCACCGAGGATCCGGCGGACCCGATCTTCTCGATTTACGGGCGTAATGCATGGAAGAGCAGATTGCGGGCGCACCCGGATGTGGCTGACGCACATGGGTACTCGGCAGGTAGGGTCAATCAGCAGTAA